In one window of Pseudomonas chlororaphis subsp. chlororaphis DNA:
- the tyrS gene encoding tyrosine--tRNA ligase, producing the protein MKSVEEQLALIKRGAEELLVESELIEKLKRGQPLRIKAGFDPTAPDLHLGHTVLINKLRQFQDLGHQVIFLIGDFTGMIGDPSGKSATRPPLTREQVLENAETYKSQVFKILDPAKTEVAFNSTWMDKMGPADFIRLTSQYTVARMLERDDFDKRYSTNQPIAIHEFLYPLVQGYDSVALRADVELGGTDQKFNLLMGRELQRGYGQEAQCILTMPLLEGLGGVKKMSKSLGNYVGIQEAPGVMYSKLVSIPDALMWRYFELLSFRSMDEILSFKADVEAGANPRDIKIKLAEEIVARFHGEEAAANAHRAAGNRMKDGELPDDLPEIELAAAEDMPIAAVLNKAGLVKNSAMARDLLGSGGVRVDGEVVERSFIWAVGSTHVCQAGKKAFARITLKSE; encoded by the coding sequence ATGAAGTCGGTTGAAGAGCAGCTAGCGCTGATCAAACGTGGTGCAGAAGAGTTGTTGGTCGAGTCCGAGCTGATCGAAAAGCTCAAGCGCGGCCAGCCGCTGCGTATTAAGGCTGGCTTCGACCCAACGGCGCCGGATTTGCACCTGGGTCATACCGTGCTTATTAATAAGCTGCGCCAGTTCCAGGATCTGGGTCATCAGGTGATCTTCCTGATCGGCGACTTCACCGGGATGATCGGTGATCCGAGTGGCAAGAGCGCAACTCGTCCGCCACTGACTCGCGAGCAGGTCCTCGAAAATGCCGAGACCTACAAGAGCCAGGTGTTCAAGATTCTCGACCCGGCGAAAACCGAGGTGGCCTTCAACTCCACCTGGATGGACAAGATGGGGCCTGCGGACTTCATTCGCCTGACTTCCCAGTACACCGTTGCTCGCATGCTCGAGCGTGACGACTTCGACAAGCGCTATTCCACCAATCAACCCATTGCCATTCACGAGTTCCTCTATCCGCTGGTTCAGGGTTATGACTCTGTGGCACTGCGTGCCGATGTGGAGTTGGGCGGTACCGATCAGAAGTTCAATCTGTTGATGGGGCGTGAGCTGCAGCGCGGTTATGGTCAAGAGGCTCAGTGCATTCTGACGATGCCGTTGCTCGAGGGGTTGGGCGGCGTCAAGAAGATGTCCAAGTCGCTGGGTAACTATGTAGGTATCCAGGAAGCGCCGGGTGTTATGTATAGCAAGCTGGTTTCCATTCCAGATGCGTTGATGTGGCGTTACTTTGAGCTGCTGAGCTTCCGCTCCATGGATGAGATTCTTTCCTTTAAGGCAGATGTCGAGGCGGGTGCGAATCCGCGGGATATCAAGATCAAGCTGGCTGAAGAAATCGTTGCGCGTTTCCATGGTGAGGAAGCTGCAGCGAATGCTCATCGTGCTGCGGGCAACCGCATGAAGGATGGTGAGTTGCCGGATGATCTGCCTGAGATCGAGCTGGCTGCTGCTGAAGATATGCCGATCGCGGCTGTCCTTAATAAGGCGGGCTTGGTAAAGAACTCGGCAATGGCGCGTGACCTGCTCGGCTCTGGTGGTGTGCGTGTAGATGGTGAGGTTGTTGAGCGTTCCTTTATATGGGCTGTCGGCTCGACTCATGTCTGCCAGGCTGGAAAGAAGGCTTTTGCACGTATTACGCTTAAATCCGAATAA